One segment of Nomascus leucogenys isolate Asia chromosome 20, Asia_NLE_v1, whole genome shotgun sequence DNA contains the following:
- the DCAF16 gene encoding DDB1- and CUL4-associated factor 16, which produces MGPRNPSPDHLSESESEEEENISYLNASSGEEWDSSEEEDSMVPNLSPLESLAWQVKCLLKYSTTWKPLNPNSWLYHAKLLDPSTPVHILREIGLRLSHCSHCVPKLEPIPEWPPLASCGVPPFQKPLTSPSRLSRDHATLNGALQFATKQLSRTLSRATPIPEYLKQIPNSCVSGCCCGWLTKTVKETTRTEPINTTYSYTDFQKAVNKLLTASL; this is translated from the coding sequence ATGGGTCCTAGAAATCCCTCTCCTGACCACTTGTCAGAATCAGAAagtgaggaagaagaaaacattagctACCTAAATGCAAGTTCTGGGGAAGAGTGGGATTCCTCTGAAGAAGAGGACTCTATGGTACCCAACTTATCGCCTCTTGAGAGTCTTGCCTGGCAGGTTAAGtgccttttaaaatattccacAACTTGGAAACCTTTAAATCCTAATTCCTGGTTGTATCATGCTAAACTCTTGGATCCAAGCACACCAGTCCATATACTTCGAGAGATAGGTCTAAGACTCTCCCATTGTTCCCATTGTGTCCCCAAACTGGAACCAATTCCTGAATGGCCCCCTCTGGCCTCTTGTGGAGTCCCACCTTTTCAAAAGCCTCTTACAAGTCCCAGCCGGCTCTctagagatcatgccactctaaATGGAGCACTGCAATTTGCCACCAAACAGCTAAGCCGAACGTTGAGTAGAGCCACTCCCATACCTGAATACCTAAAACAGATCCCTAATTCATGTGTTTCTGGGTGTTGCTGTGGCTGGCTGACTAAAACAGTTAAGGAAACAACTCGTACTGAACCCATCAACACTACTTATTCTTACACTGACTTCCAAAAGGCAGTTAACAAACTCCTAACTGCATCACTGTAA